The Corythoichthys intestinalis isolate RoL2023-P3 chromosome 19, ASM3026506v1, whole genome shotgun sequence nucleotide sequence agtgacatatgcccttacaaattggtgactaatcttaaaacgttgtatatagcatgcaatatgaaacaaaaataaaactcaatttttaaaataatatgaatttattggtaatattgtcacgtataacctggtgcaatcaaagatcaatcaatatcttcagctacaacatgattactaaaatttaacagtgacttttgttataattgtacgtAGCAGTTTTGGCAAATTCTTTTGATGGttacacttcagctcgcaattcagtttgacttgaaggtcgttcgttagtgtgtccaattataaatgaaaaaggTCAACTGATAAAATGaatttaccgatgcaatcttagaGTcagggaactttttttttttgctcattctgagaagtgatcagcaatagtcgacggcaaattgtgttcagcgacaaattggcagaataaaatctccgctttcgtcacttttcatactgcagactgcatctttgtgaccagtgttggtaatcttactttaaaaaaagtaattaattacagttacaaattacttctccccaaaattaatggagttagtaactcagtacctgcatgtaagagtaattagttacttggcagtgTAACTGGTGCTACctttcatgttatttttttcattcaaaaaaacaaaacaaaaaacataaccTTTGCTGTGTTTGGAAGTCAGTTAATGTTGTTGTTAatgtcaaccgttaaagttgttaaaattgctcccgtttttacactagtttccttctgtctactttcgacatgtgaaagttttaaaacggcttcatcattttaaaatagattcaagtcaagattttgccaatttaggagtattttagataaaaagttacttaggtttgctaggaaggttcacgacaacagagcctttctgagatatctactgctttaagatggcggctgtttactaacgctgccgagtctgtcatttcacatctagttcaaaatgcatgtgatatctagcgtagcatcaagtgggcgtaaattgtaggctgtcagctacagtcaggaaatattggagccacctagcctagcatcgcgtttgcaacattgTCACAACACTCTTTTCTCCTGCCCACTACCGATCttctctctctccgtgtctctgacttttctcgtgtcattcaaccaacgtagtaacgatagtaacgcacattgtctcgttgccgaaacagtgacaaaatctgaacggagaaaaaaaaacgtaatgcacgaaaaacttttgaatgtacagtgtacacatataaaaatccgtgctcacttgtacaaattatgccaaaaccgtacaacttgacaggtatgtatatacacaacattttactggaaaactcttaattttaaaatcatgtatagcaaagtcaattacatgcaatgacactttttggccaccttttaattttaaaattatatatagcaaagtcaattacatgtaatgacacttttcggccgccAGGGGGTCTGGCCTCCCTTAAACTCCCCTTACGGGCGTTAGGTCCAGGTTCTTCAACGACACCCCTCCGGAGGTCTGAAGAGAAAGTACTCGAGTACAGACACTAGTACTAGTACTATTGGCAGGTCCAAAAAGAGGAAGCAAAAGGCGAGGTGATGTCAGGAGGGCGACGGCATCTGCCAGAATTCCGCTCGACTCGTCAGCAAACCAGCAGAAATACACGTGACAaagttgaggggaaaaaaaaaaagttgaaaggaCAACAAACGCTGCTTTTTATTGTGCCATTTCACGTGGTGGTTCCTTCTTGACTTTTGATATGAAGCAAATGATTAATGTTTCCAACCAGATGACGCAGAGCAATTCAAGAAATCAAGTCACACAATtgatttgaaacttttttttttcctcactgttCTTTGAAGCTAATGCAGTTCACCTTTAGCTGCCTTGCTAACAGTTTTGAGCTAATACTTTAATATTCTTTTTAGGTTCTAATTAGCTGTTAAGTATAACCCATACAGTGCCATTTAAACAGGCCGTCAATagtctttctgttgattttttttggggcaattcaagatcacttcctgttaactttAGATCacttgttggttttgggtcacctAAAATACACTAGCAGCATAGAATGCATTTGATCAAGAGGTTTGGACATGTATCTAACTATCTATCAACATCAACGGCATTGTGACATGATTAAGACACTTTCAAAATACGTTCCGTTGTctagattttaatttttttttttttattctattgtgAGCATTACATTTCCATATTTTGGGCAAAAGTCGTGCATGCTTATTAGTCGTTTTCGAAATGATCAAGTGAGACAATTGGAAAACAAAACACACCAGACGGAACCGGCGCAACCTTAATCGGTGAGCCGGCTAATGGCGCGAAGTCGATGTTGGGCGGGGCCAAGCGTGAAGCCAACGCAGGACGTCAGGTCAAGCCGGTCCTCCTGCACCCCTGCCGGGGGCCGGAAGTGGAAGTGCTGCAGGAGTGTGACGAAGAAGATAAAGAGCTCCATGCGCGCCAGACTCTCGCCAAGACACACCCTGCGACCTGCGGGGCGACCAGCGGAGGGCGCTGCCATtagaaaaaatgtcttttttgttcTGCTACTCAACAACCCTCAGGGAATATTTCATTTAGTGTTGTGCTTAAGACCGAGACCGGAGCAGGACCAAGGTCAAAACGAGACCGGAAGTAAGACTGAGAATGAAACGAGACCAAAACAAGACCAAGACGGCCCAAAACTAAATCAAGGCCAAGACCCTAACCAAGACCAATACCCACCCGCAGAAAAGGGCATGAAAGCATCGGGCTTGACGAACTTTCCGTCCCGGTCCAGGAAGTGCTGAGGATGGAAGGAGGCGGGCTTCTCCCATTGGCTCTCATCCTGATGGACGGACGTCAGGAGGGGATGCACCGTCGTCCACTGTCGGGAGAAATCAAATATTCCTCAATAACTAGAAAATTGGtcatctagtgctgcaacgattgattaactcgagtaattcaatttggtaaaaagcttcgaatcaaattctgCAGTTTTGAGGATTCGTTAATTTAAGAGTGgtgttgtcatggtttgttctGAAAGTGTTTGCTGTCCTCTAGTagcgacagtgaatatgacataactcatctaactaGCAATTCTACatattctgaaaaaaaaaacactcgggaattttattttttattggcatttcttgcacttttgaaagtgcaatctgagcaaacttttgttttacatatcctaaaattgattctgcaacgcattaaacgtTCCTAACCGATGACTCTATTATTCGAATGAACTAACtggtagattaatcgattacttgaaaaagtttttGTCCCATTTTGCCAGAattctgtgttttttgtgctttgTAACATTTACCCAGAATAAAAGTCAAATACTGTATGACGTTGCCAACGCACCTTCTGGATGAAGAAGCCCCGAAAAGTGATATCTCGGCTGGTTCGGTGAGGCAGCGACATGGGAAGGATGTCGGCCAGTCGTTGCGTCTCGTGGATGACGGCGTCGGTAAAGGGCAAGTTCTTGCGGTCCTCCACCTGAACCTGCCGATCTCCGATGACGCACTTCAGCTCCTCCTGGACCTTCTCTGAGGGTTCAACATCAACCAAGTATGCCAGTTTAGCAAAACACCATTGTCATTCAGTGTTTCACCCTTATCATATTTTGTCTCCCAATTTTGATGACCGGGTGCGCTGTATCGCCCAATGAGTGGCGTGCAACCAACGTGGCTGTTTTCCGAAATATCCgggttcgcagtgagtcagcaacgggcacacctttgcaaaatatacgatgtttattgattagaaattgcaaataaatgaagtttattgattacaatcccacaaaggcaagcaaaaaacaagcaaaacaCAAGAAACAATAGCGCTTGATATAGTTTGTCAATCCTCaaatccccgcgttaccgttaaAGCACAACAAGATGTTCCTAAACAATGAAAATCTCTTAccgttgacaaatgagcggaGAGCCAACGCCCCGGGTCAGAGTATCCAAGGAACAAAGCCGAGCGATTTCGTACGTTAATCCTATGCCGGACTCCCGAGGGGCTTGGGGAATCTCCCGATACTTATAGGCGCGCCGACGTGGGGGCACGGGTGGCCAATCCCCGCCCCCACGAAAACGCACCACCTGCCCAGAGATTCCCACCCATTGTTggactcgtgagattccctccccgTAAGGTTATGAGATTCCCTCCCAGTTGAGGCTCCCAGACGCTAGAGTAGAATGTTTAtttaagttatctcgtgagattccctcctaactatggaacccaagcgcgtactatggtgcaaaacaagttatctcgtgagattccctcctaactatggaacccaaggtgaaaaacaatcgtCGAAGTGGCGGAGTAAACAAGGAGaggttgttacaatctaggtcacagaggcaatcatacatcacaaagccataatgtgctaatgttaaggcatcacataatatttcCCCCCATCATTCCGCCCTTTGACCCGGATTGAATTTATcataaggcataatgtgctaattcaATTCGGATCACataattttttccccatcagTGGCCTCGGTGGCGTGCATAGCTGACTGCCATTTCGGACAGGGCAACTGGTGGTTGGAAACTAAATCTCGAAAAGTGCATATTACGCACCATCGGTGTGTTATTTCCTCATACTCTGAACAACGATGACGTCACTTCAGTGCTGTACCGGTACAGGAAATACTTTCATTGGTGATGTCTTCTAGCTGAGAGGCGTAGGCTCACCTTGAATGTGGGGGTACTTGGCCATGAAGAGGAGCGCCCATCTGAGCGTGGTGGAGGTCGTTTCCGTGCCGGCGACAAACAGGTTGGAGACCGTCGACAGCAGGTTGGGATCGTGGAAGTGACCCACGTTGCCAGAGTCCTGCCAAACAAAATTGAACTTCCCATATAG carries:
- the LOC130907617 gene encoding cytochrome P450 2K1-like; the protein is MSLPHRTSRDITFRGFFIQKWTTVHPLLTSVHQDESQWEKPASFHPQHFLDRDGKFVKPDAFMPFSAGRRVCLGESLARMELFIFFVTLLQHFHFRPPAGVQEDRLDLTSCVGFTLGPAQHRLRAISRLTD